The nucleotide sequence AAGGATTTGTGATTTTTTTCGCAGAAGATGCGCCATCTCCTCATTTTCAGCAGTCCGTATGGCCCCGTTAAAAAGTGTGATCGCTAAGGCCTTGTTAGGCAGCGCCTCGATATCCTTCTTTTTGGTATCGAGCAGACAGGGACAGAAGATAAAATCAAAGACAGCATCCACGTCAATGATCTTTTCGTTGATATTGACGAGCGCGATTTCGCAGCCGCCGCAGGATGCAGCCCAGTACATGCTCAGCTTCGGCTTGTCAGCCATCGATTTCCCCTTTTAGAAAGGCGTATGAGAAATGCGGTAGTATTCCTGCCTGCCGCAATGCAACATTAAATGAGCCAAAAGGCACTCATCAGCCTGCCTTTTGGCTTATCTCCTTTGGTCATTATAGCAAAAAGATGCCTCTGCTGGTACAAAGTGTTATTGGCTTTTCTCCGGCCAGCGGCACCAGCCTGAAGCGCCTGCTACTCACTCATGAGAGCCTTGTTGCATAGAGGGGTGAATATATGTGATGCTCAGTCCAGGGTTTTGCGGTAGACCCCAAGGCCAAGCCCGATCACAGCCAGCGTAAAGAGAATGATCGGCCAGATATTCGGCCAGACCTCAACAAAGCCATTTCCCTTCAGCAGTATCCCGCGCACGATCCTGAGGAAGTGGGTAAGCGGCAGGACTGTCCCGACCCACTGGGCCCACTCAGGCATGCCGCGGAACGGGAACATGAAGCCCGAAAGCAGGATCGAAGGCAGAAAAAAGAAGAAGGTCATCTGCATTGCCTGGAGCTGGTTGCGTGCGATCGATGAAAAGGTTATGCCAAGCGTCAGGTTGGCTGCGATAAAGAGCGAGACAGAAAAATAGAGAAGCAGGAGACTGCCGTGCATCGGGACGTTGAATATGAAGACTGCGGCGGCAAGGAGCAGGGTCACCTGGATCAGCCCGATCATGATATACGGGACGATCTTCCCGGTCATCACCTCGATCGGCAGCGCAGGAGTTGCAAGCAGATTTTCGAATGTCCCGCGCTCGCGCTCCCGCGTCATTGCCAGGCCGGTCATCAGGATCATGGTCATGGTGAGGATCGTGCCGAGCAGGCCCGGCACAATGTTGTACGAGGTGATGCCCTCAGGATTATATCGCCGGTGCACTCTTATGTCGATCGGGGCAACAGATGAAACGAGCGGCCGCAATGTCCCCTGAAGATCACGCGCAAGCGCAGTACGGACCACTCCCTCAAGTGAGGCAATCGCATTGCCGATCGCAGTCGGGTCTGAGGCATCAGCCTCGATAAGGAGTGTCGGCTTTTCGCCGCGCACCAGCATCCTCCCGAAATCTTCCGGAATCGTCACCACGAACTGGATCTCTCCATCTGCCAGCAGTTCTTCTGCCTCGGCCCTGCCGGACACCTCATGGTCTATCTTGAAATAGCCGCTGTTTTTCAGTCCCTGGAGCACTGTCCTGCTGTACAGACTATGGTCGGCAACGACCGCTGCAGCAGGCAGGTGCTTTGGGTCAGAGTTGATGGCGTACCCGAAGAGGATAAGCTGCATGATCGGGATGCCGATGATCATGCCGAAGGTCAGACGGTCGCGCCGCAGCTGAATAAATTCCTTTGCAATGATGCCGGTCCAGCGTGACCAGGAGAGTCTGAAGTTCATGGACAGATCCTTGGGAGGGTTCATGATCAGGGCCTCAGGTGTCGTCCTCTACCGCTGTTTCCATGAGGCTGATAAAGACATCCTCCAGCCCGGCCCGGATCGGTGACCAGTGATGCGTATCTTCTTTCTGCATGCGTGCTGCGGTCGCGGTCAGCGCATCTCTATCGTGTCCGGTCACATGCAGGGTGCTTCCAAACGCTGTAATCTGCTCAACACCCGGCAGGCCGCGCAGTAGTGCTGCGTATTTGACCAGGTCAGGCCCGATCACCTCATACCCGGCAAGGGCCTGGGAATCGACCACCTCTTGCGCTGTTCCCGAGGCCAGCAGGTTCCCGTACGCAAGATATGCCAGACGGTGGCAGCGCTCAGCCTCGTCCATATAGTGTGTTGAGACGAGTACGGTAATGCCGCTGCCTGCAAGCTCATTGATCTCGTTCCAGAAGTCGCGCCGTGCCTTTGGGTCAACCCCGGCAGTCGGTTCATCCAGCAGCAGGAGCTTCGGGTGATGCAGCATGCAGGCTGCAAGGGAAAGCCTCTGTTTCCATCCTCCGGACAGGGTGCCGGCAAGCTGGTTTTGGCGTGAGGTCAGACCGAGTTTGTCTATCGCCCCTGCCACCGCCTTACTGCGTTGCTGCATACCATACATCCTGGCAATGAACTCCATGTTCTCCCGGATCGTGAGGTCCTCCCAGAGAGAGAACCGCTGGGTCATGTACCCGACCTCGCGTTTAATAGATGCGGTCTCGCGGACAATATCAAAGCCGAGGCAGGTGCCGGTACCCGAGTCCGGCGTCAGCAGGCCGCATAAAAGCCGGATCGAGGTCGTTTTGCCGCTGCCGTTTGGGCCGAGGAAACCGAATATCTCGCCGCGCCGCACCTGCAGTGAAAGGTCCCGCACCACATGCTTTTTCCCGAAGTATTTGTTCAGGCCCGTGACATTGATAACCAGTTCAGGGGAAGCTGTGCTTCTCACTTCAGTTTTATTTCCATGGGCTGGCCCGGATGGAGTCGCACTGCATCTGCTGCATCAGGCCATGCCTCGATTAGAAAGACGAGCTTCGGGTTCTGCTCGCGGCTATAGATGAGAGGCGGAGTATATTCAGGCTGACGCGAAATATAACTGACCTTTGCGGCAATGGGCTTGCCGCAGCCGTCGCAGGATGCAGAGACCATCTGGCCGGTCTTAACCAAGCCCAGAACAGGCTCTGGTACAAAGAACCTCAGCTTGATATTCCCGGGAGGCAGGAGACTGACCACAGGGCTTCCTGCCTGGACCCACTCGCCTTCGGAATAAAACGTATCATGCACAAGGGCAGGCGCAGGCGCATGGACTGCACGCTGCTCCAGTCGCCAGCTGCTCTGGGCAAGTACTGCGCGTGCAGCATCGACCCCGGTGCGTGCAGCATCGATCTCCTTGTCGCGGCCCAATGACAGCTGCGCAGTGCGCAGCTGTGCCTTTGTCTCTGCCACGCGCGCCGTGTTCGTGGCATAGCTTGCGCGTATTTCATCGAGCTGTTCCCGCGAAACGTACCCTGAGGCGAAAAGCTTCTCGTATCGCTCAAGCTGCTCAAGGGAGAGCCTGCGCGCTGCCTCTGCCTGGGCAATTGAGGCGGTGAGTGCCTCGATCTCCGACTGCCGCCGGCCGGTCGTGATATTGGCCAGATTTGCCTCTGCAATATGCATGCGTGCTTCTGCCTCACGCGCAGCAGACTTTTCATTTTCCTGCTCAAGCGCAAAGAGCGGTGCATTGGCTGCGACTTCCTGGCCGCGCTGTACCCATCGCTTTTCGAGGCGGCCGGCAGACTGCGCTGCGACCAGCACGAATTCGCCTTCAGCATATCCCTGGTACACTGTCTCTTCTTTTTTATTGCAGCCGGAGGCTGCAATAAGCACGATGGCAGAAAGCAGGGCAAGGACACTGCGTGATATGAGCCCAGCACTGCCCGGCATGGTTAATCGCCGGAGCTGGCAGGGGCATGAAATATTCAGGGTTATTCCCATGACATTAAGCTTATCAGGGATCAGGTCCCCACGCAAATGAATGTTGGCCGGTTGTTACCCCTGTATCTCTGAATATCTATCAGGAGAGAGTTCTTTCTTTCGGGTCTTCTTTGGAAATTAACCATAGAAGAGGAGAAGAATCATTGGTGAAAAAAATAGGCAGGGGTTTCATATTCAGACGACTTACCCCCTTCGATCGCAGAGTTAAGCTTTTTCACCGCGTCCCGCCTCTGATCGCTTAAGAAATTCAAGCGCCTTCAGAACGAAGTCGTCGTGAAACTGAAACACGGCACCATGACCTGCGTCGGGATAGATGATGAGCTGGCTGTTCGGAAGCCGCCGCGCCAAGTCGCGTGAGTTCGACGTAGGGACCATCCGATCCTGATCCCCGTTGACAACGAGAACTGGCTGTTTGACCACTGAAAGGTCCGCAGCCTTCTTATGACCCCAGGCGCGCAGAGCCGACAATTGCGCTATAAACGCGCTCACAGATATTTCTTTGTCGCGGTTCTCCGAGCGTTCCTTTAGCCGCGCCAGAAACGCTTTGCCAGCCTCGATACCGCCAGGTGTGCGCGTGAAGAACAGAAATTGCTTTGCATCCTGGCCCGTAAAGAAACTCCGCAGCATGTCGTAGAAGGTCACCCCCGCTACGGAACTGATGCCTTCGCCACCCGCTGGGCCTGTTCCCGCGAGAATCATCTTGCGGACGAGTTGCGGCTCCTTCAGCGCAATTTCTTGCGCAATCATACCGCCCAACGAAAAACCCAGGAGGTCAACCTGCTTGAACCCCATCGCTTTGATGAAGGTAATGGCATCGTCGGTCATTTGCTCCATCGAATTCGACGGCGAGCCGCTGGACGCACCGATGCCCCGGTTGTCAAAAGTGATCACATGATGCTTCGTGGCAATACCGTCCACGATTCGTGGGTCCCAGTTGTCCAACACCGCGGCCAGATGAACGAGGAACACCACTGGTGTGCCGCCATTGCTCTTTCCAAGTTCGCGGTACGCGAAGTCCACGCCGCCCGCTGAGATGGTTTGCGTCGGCACGTTCTTCCAGGAGTGTCCCATGAGGACGATAGCATTTTCATTATTCATTTGAGCCTCCAACTGACTATCTGCCGCATTTGCGGCTCCTACAGTGAATATTGATACCAACAACATTGCCATTACAATTGACCTTTTCATTCCATTTTCCCTTTCTCTGGTTAAATTGTATATTTTTCAGTTACAAACGCCGGCTTCGATGACAACAATCGTTCAGCTTTTCATATTTTTCGCCTGGTCATCCTTTCTCAAATATGCTGTCGGTGCTGGTATGGATTTGTCGTCCTTCATTTCAATGATCTGGATCGGACATTCGGCCACACAGATTCCGTCGCGTTTGCACTTCTTTTCGTCGATAGTAAAAAGACTCATCCTCTTCCTCCTAATAAAAGTTAAATATTCAGCGTTAACGTTATAGAGCGAATTTTCTGCCGAAGGCAAGCGCCTTTTCCCTGACATTGTTCTGTTTTTTCATCTCTCCGGATTCTCTCGGAGCAAAGGGAACGAGAAGCGAGTCAAAAGGGATGCCTAATAAACCAGCTACTGTTCTGAAGGTGTCATCGATCAGCTTGAGTCCTGGCTGAATATCGCCGCCCGCAGTCGCGATAACGCCCAGCTTGACATGGGCGAGACTTTGCTCATAGCCGCCCTGGGTGGAATTGAACTTGATGTGGGAATACATGCGGTCCATGATCGACTTGGTCTGCGCGCTTGGTCCGAAGAAATAGGTCGGTGTTGCGAACACGAGCGCATCAGCTTTCGGCTTCCGCGCAAGCACCGGCTTCACCTCGTCGTCCACCTGGCACTCGAATTTATCCGACTTCTGGCATCCCATGCAGGCGATGCAACCTCCGAACTTGCTTTTCAGCTTTGTCACGTCAATCATCTCGACGTCTGCGCCCGCCTCTTTTGCTCCCTCGGCGAACCATGTTGCCACGGTGCTGGTATTGCCGTTCTTGCGCGGACTGCTGATCAAAACCATGATCTTCTTTGCCATTTATCTCCTCCTTGAAGTGAGTTTAACGTATGTTCAGCTATTCCCCGAGAAACTGGATGACGTGTTTCAAGAACCGCTCGGGGTACTGGAATTGGGCCGCGTGGCCCGCAGTGCGCTCTGTCAGCCGAGCCAGAAATGCCTTGCCTGCCTCGATGCCGTTAGGTGTGCGCGTGAAGAACAGAAATTGCTTTGCATCCTGGCCCGTAAAGAAACCCCGCAGCATATCGTAGAAAGTCACCCCCGCTACGGAACTGATGGGGCGTTCATGGATAATGATTCATAGTACCTTGATCACAACCTTTCCTTTGGCACGTCCGCTTTTGACGTAGGCCAATGCATCATCGGTGGATGCGAATGGAAAGACTTTATCGATAACCGGCCGTATGGCGCCAGACTCGATAAGCGCTGTAATCTGACGCAACTGGCTTCCACTCGCTTTCATGAAGAGAAATGAATAATTGACACCATGGCGCTTGGCTTTTCTTCTGATGCCCGCACTCAAAAGCCGCACAACTTGCTTCACGAACCAAGGTGCCTTGATTTCATCCGCAAACTCGGGAACGGGGGGTCCGGAAATGGAGATGAGTTTTCCGCCGGGTTTTAGTACGCGTAGTGACTTTTCGAGTGTCTTGTTGTCCTGGCTATTCAGAACTACGTCGTAGTCATGCAGGATGGTTTCAAAATTCTCTTTCTTGTAGTCGATCACTAAATCAGCACCGAGACTCTTCACCAAGTCAATATTTACCGCACTTGTTGTTGTGGCTACGGTTGCCCCCAGGTGCTTCGCCAGCTGAATAGCAAATGTGCCGACGCCACCGGAACCCGCCTGAATGAAAACTTTTTGCCCTTTCTGCAGGTGCGCTTTTTCGACTAAAGCTTGCCAGGCAGTCAGACCAACCAATGGTATGGATGCGGCTTCTTCCATCGAAAGATTTTTGGGTTTTAGCGCTACGTCTTTTTCGCTTACTGAAATAAATTCGGCAAACGTTCCAACCCTATGGTCTGCCGGCCGCGCATAAACCTCGTCTCCCACCTTGAATTGCCAAACACGCGCGCCGGCTTTAATCACAATTCCTGCGACATCGTGGCCTAAAGTTAATGGCGGTTTGTAGGGCAAAATCAGTTTGAATTCGCCGTCCCTGATTTTGGAATCCAAAAGGTTAACACCAGCAGCGTGAACCTGAATCAATACGTCATCACTTCGCATTTCCGGATCCGGCATTTCGGCGACCTGCAAAGCAACCTTTTTTCCGTAACGCTTGATGCCAAACGCCTTCATTATTTTCTCCTTGTTCCGCTTTCGTCTGAATTAACCTGCTTTGCTTGCGGTAATTTCCCGTAATAACACTTCAATGGTTTTTCCTCGCTTATCACGATGCAGTAGTTACACATGATGCATTTTGATTGGGACTGAGTTCCTTTGCTGAATTTGTTCACGATGTCCGGTTCGACGATAAATGGCCGGCACATTGAAACAAAATCCAGGTTCTTATTCTTGATGATATCGTTGATGTCAACCATGTTATTTATTCCGCCGACAACGATCACCGGGATATTTACCGACTTTCTTATTTCAGATGCTGCATCGAGATTGTATTTCAGAAGAGGCTTTGGTTGTTTCAAGAGCGTCTTGAGGACCGGCTTTGCGATTTTCTTTAAAAATCCGGGAATATTTTTGTACTTGAACATATATTCCATTGCTGCGTCGGCAGGCAGCTTTTCTCCGCGCAAGGTGTAGAAACCATCTTCAATAGTCCCGCAGGAAACTTCAATCGCCGCACAACCGGAGCTTTCCAGCATACGGGCGATCTTAACCGCTTCTTCGATCCTCATTCCGTTTTTTTGTCCGTCGTGAGCATTGATTTTTGCAAGAATCGGATAATCACCAACGCGCTCTTTGGCTTTCTTAAAAATCTCGCCGACAATTCGGTATTTATTTTCAATTGAGCCGCCCCAGCCATCCTTTCTGCGGTTTGAGTGAGAGGATAAAAATTCGGACAGCAAATAGCCATGGGCCAGATGAAGCTCTACTCCATCGAAGCCTGCTTTTTTCGCTCTGATAATAGCGGAAACAAAATTGTTGATGATTTCCTGTATCCCGGATTCAGATAGTTCTCTCGGCATGTCTTCGTTAAAAAACACGTCGCGCAAGGCTGATGGCGCAACAACCGGCAAGCCCGTTGACTTAGAGCGTGTTTGCCTGCCGCAATGAGATATCTGCATTATTATCGGCGTGTCGTATTCATGAACGGCGTCAGTTATTTCTCTATATGCCGGAATGCTTCTATCGTCGTCGATCATCATCTTGCCAGCCGCGTTGCTTTTTCCATCTGCCTGAACGGATGCATAGCCGGTAATTATTGCTCCGACACCTCCTTTCGCTAAACGGATATACAGATTCTTCAGCTTTTCAGTCGGAAAGCCGTTTTCGTCAGCCATTCCTTCGTACGTTGCTGAACGAATAATCCGGTTTCTTAATTTCACGTCTGTTATCTGTGCTTGCTCAAATACGGCATTTGTCATTTTACTTTCCTCTATTTGTCCCGGTTGGGTATGATTTAATTTTTCCCGATCGAAAATGCCTTGCCAATTCGCTCGCCAATACCGTAGTAAGCAACTTGGCCTGTATCAAAAACGAGCGGCTTAACATTCAGGATATCCGCTATTCCATTTTCGTCGAGCACCGACTCTTCAGCCTTGATGTCCATGATCTCGCCGATGAATTGAGTGTGAAGCCCGATCTCCAGCGTGTGGATTACCTTGCACTCGATCACCAGAGGGAATTCTTTGATGTACGGAGCATCTACGAGATCGCTTCTAACGGGGGTTAGTTTCGTTACGGCAAATTTGTCGGCATTTCTTCCTGAAGTCATGCCGACATAATCTACCTCTTTTACCATCGAAGCAGAAGGAATGTTAATGGTATATGCTTTACGTTCTTCTATGCAGCCGTACGTGTAGGTAGCCTTGCGCAAGGAAATAGTGACGCAGGGAGGTTGTGAGCAGCATATCCCGCCCCACGCAATAGTCATCATATTCGGCTTCCCCTGCGAGTCATAACTTCCGACAACCCAAACTGGTGTTGGTATCGCGAGTGTTTTAGCACCCAGCGACTTTTTCATAGCAACCTTAATGCTTTTACTGTTCATACGATCTCTCCTTAATGTGAAATTTATGTGGACTTACTATGAAAAATATGTTACTATCATTTTAGTATTAAGTCAATACTAAAATGATATGAACTCAAAAAAATCTTCTGCCAATATCTGTCCGATAGCGCGGACCCTCGCTTTTCTAGGCGATGCCTGGACGATACTGATCCTGCGGGATGCGCATTCCGGGGTTACACGCTTCGATCAGTTTCGGAAAAGTCTGGGCATTGCACCGACCATGCTGACCAAGCGGCTAGAGATGCTGACGGAGGAGAAATTGCTCGAAAAGCGGCGATACTCGGAACGCCCGCCACGTGACGAGTATGTCTTGACCGAGGCTGGTCGCGACTTCTTGCCCGTACTTTTCATGATTGGCGCATGGGGTCGAAAGCATCGGGGGGGGGGCAAGCTGGTGCGATTCTTGGATGGTGAGACCGGGACCGACATCAAGCCCGTCGTGATCGATGCCGTGACAGGCGCGGAGATTGGGACGCGTCCTATCCGTATGTTGGAACCAGAATGAGCACGGCGCGGGCGACTTCAGGTCGCTGCAACCGGCTTACCGTAGGATTTATTACCGTTTCGCAAACTCGTCGGGAAGAACAGCAGACACTCAAGTTGGCTGCGAAGCTCCGCGAGAAAAATGGTTTAGCGCAGCAGCAAATGGCAAAGTTTGTGGGTACCAGTCAGCAGGCGGTCTCGCGGATCATCGGTCGAGGTTGCATGTTATTGGCGGGGGTGGGCTGCTTATCGTCGGTCTTACTGCGCTGGCTGTACCGCCCTATGTTGCCTTGTTTCTTATCGGCGCGAGTGTCTTGACCCTCGCAATACTTGCCCGATAGTGATGCCGGATATGAATCCGCTTTCAGACGATCAGGCGTAATGGGCAAATGCAGAGCTGTGGCGTCGATAGAAGAGATGCGTAGCTTTATGAGCAATAAAATCGAAGGATAAGCCGTTGTCATCTCCGAATTATTTGCAAGGAAACCTCTGCTTCGTTTTTAGCTGAGGTTAGTACTGCCCCCTGTCCAGCGTCCTGTACTGTATTGCCTCAGATATATGCTGAGATTTTATGTCTTCTGACGCCTCTAAGTCTGCTATCGTACGCGACAGTTTCAGTATCCGTGAATAGGCCCGTGCAGAAAGGCCCAGTTTCTGCATTGCGGTTTCAAGAAGGTTCACGGCATCAGTGCCGAGCTTGCAGTATTTTTTGATGTGGCGCGTCTTCATCTGGCCATTGCTGTAGATCTTGTCGCTTTTGAAACGGTCGAGCTGAAGGTTGCGCGTCTGCACGACCCGGTCCCTGATCTTCTCTGATGTCTCTCCCACGTAATCAGTTGAGAGTTCCTTGTAGGGCACAGCCGGCACCTCAACATGAATGTCGATCCTGTCAAGAAGCGGGCCTGACATCTTCCGCCTGTATCGTTGTATCTGGCCGGGGGCGCAGGTGCATGCATGTTTAGGGTCGCTGAGGTACCCGCAGGGACATGGATTCATGGCGCTTACCAGCATGAATGCTGCCGGATAGGTAATGGATGCCATGGAGCGGGATACGGTAACCTCGCCGTTTTCGATCGGCTGCCTTAAAACCTCAAGTGCGTTTCTCTTGAATTCCGGCGTTTCATCGAGGAACAGCACGCCGTGATGTGCAAGGCTGACTTCGCCCGGCTTTGGAACCTGGCCGCCGCCGATCAGCGCAACATCGGATATGGTATGGTGAGGCGCCCGATATGGCCGCGTTGCCAGAAGCGGCTGGCCGTCCCTGAGCAGGCCTGCAACGCTGTGTATGCGGGTTGTTTCGAGTGCCTCGTCAAAGGTCATCTGCGGAAGAATCGTCGGAAGTCTTTTGGCGAGCATGGTCTTGCCTGAGCCGGGCGGTCCGATAAGAAGAACATTATGGCCGCCTGCTGCCGCAACCTCAAGGGCGCGCTTTGCGTGCTCCTGCCCCTTCACCTCTGAAAAATCCTCCTCATAACAGGAGAACTCCTGCATATTGGTGGTAATGTCAGCGGTATAGGGCAGAAGGCTCTTTTCATTTCGCAGGAAGGCAATCAGGTCAGGAAGGCTCTGGACCCCGATAACCTGAACCCCCGATACTACCGCTGCCTCAGGTGCATTTTCCTCAGGAACGATAAGCCCTTTCAGACCAAGGTCCCGGACTTTCAGTGCCATCGAAAGAGAGCCCCTTACCGGTTTGATCCTGCCGTCAAGAGAGAGTTCACCGGTAAAGACATATCCGCTGACCACCTCAGGTTCGATTAGTCCTTCAGAGGTTATGATGCCGATGGCGATCGGAAGATCAAAGGAAGAACCTTCCTTTTTCAGGTCTGCAGGTGCAAGGTTAACGGTGATCTGCTTGAGCGGGAAATTGAAGCCGATATTCTTGAGGGCAGCCCTCACCCGGTCACGGCTTTCCTTTACTGCGGCATCCGGCAGGCCGACCATCGAGAAATGGGGCAGGCCCCGGGAAGAGATATCGACCTCTACCTCAACCGGAAAAGCCTCAATGCCGATGATGCTTGCGGAAAGGACCTTTGAGAGCATGAATTAAAAACCCCTCCAAGATTTTGGGACAGAATAGCATTAACTGAAGACAAAGGCAAGAATGCTTCAAGGGGCTATCATCAAAAGAAGAGATTACTATTTAGCAATGCAGATTTCATTAGAATGCAAACAAAAGGGGAGACAGTCTGTCTCCCCTTCCTCTGTATGGCTGCTCTGTCTTTTGGTTTCTTTGTTGTCTTAATTGCTCTTGGCTGCTGCCTCAGCGGTCTCTTTTGCCGCTACGGGAGACGATATTGCCTCTACCGCATACCCTATCCCTGTCCCTACGATTGAACCCAACACAACACTCACCGACCCGATGCAGACTATCCCAAGCAATATCCCTACTGCCACTACCATCCTTACGATCACCGTCGGCTCTACAGGCCCACCCACCAGGTGCCTAAGCACCAGCAGCGTCCCATAGCTCCCAAAGAAAAACCCCGGCAGCACTCCAAAGATCAAAAATGCGATCCCCCCAAGTGTTGCTCCGATCTTCGTCCCCATCCTTACCATCTCTTTTCTTGCTTTCATCTCCGTTCTCCTTTTTCTCGTAGTTTTTTTATCGGTTATTGCTGTCTTAGTTGCTCTTTGCCTTTGCCTCTACTGCCACTGCCCTGCCTGCCCTTACACTGTCTGCCACATTGCCCAGCAGCCACCCAAGGGATGAGGCACCTACCACAAATACCACTCCTGAGAGACATACCCCAAGGATCATCGACCCTGCCACGATCAGTCTTGACACTATGCTCGCCTCAAGGGGCAACCCAAAAAAGCTGCCGGCTATGTTGATCCCTATCATCCCGCCAATCACTGATCCGGGAAGCAGCCCGATGATTGCAAACAGCATCAGTCCTGCTCCTGCTCCG is from Nitrospirota bacterium and encodes:
- a CDS encoding YifB family Mg chelatase-like AAA ATPase — its product is MLSKVLSASIIGIEAFPVEVEVDISSRGLPHFSMVGLPDAAVKESRDRVRAALKNIGFNFPLKQITVNLAPADLKKEGSSFDLPIAIGIITSEGLIEPEVVSGYVFTGELSLDGRIKPVRGSLSMALKVRDLGLKGLIVPEENAPEAAVVSGVQVIGVQSLPDLIAFLRNEKSLLPYTADITTNMQEFSCYEEDFSEVKGQEHAKRALEVAAAGGHNVLLIGPPGSGKTMLAKRLPTILPQMTFDEALETTRIHSVAGLLRDGQPLLATRPYRAPHHTISDVALIGGGQVPKPGEVSLAHHGVLFLDETPEFKRNALEVLRQPIENGEVTVSRSMASITYPAAFMLVSAMNPCPCGYLSDPKHACTCAPGQIQRYRRKMSGPLLDRIDIHVEVPAVPYKELSTDYVGETSEKIRDRVVQTRNLQLDRFKSDKIYSNGQMKTRHIKKYCKLGTDAVNLLETAMQKLGLSARAYSRILKLSRTIADLEASEDIKSQHISEAIQYRTLDRGQY